Proteins found in one Canis aureus isolate CA01 chromosome 19, VMU_Caureus_v.1.0, whole genome shotgun sequence genomic segment:
- the ILF3 gene encoding interleukin enhancer-binding factor 3 isoform X6, with amino-acid sequence MRPMRIFVNDDRHVMAKHSSVYPTQEELEAVQNMVSHTERALKAVSDWIDEQEKGSSEHTESENVDVPPEDETKEGAGEQKTEHMTRTLRGVMRVGLVAKGLLLKGDLDLELVLLCKEKPTTALLDKVADNLAIQLAAVTEDKYEILQSVDDAAIVIKNTKEPPLSLTIHLTSPVVREEMEKVLAGETLSVNDPPDVLDRQKCLAALASLRHAKWFQARANGLKSCVIVIRVLRDLCTRVPTWGPLRGWPLELLCEKSIGTANRPMGAGEALRRVLECLASGIVMPDGSGIYDPCEKEATDAIGHLDRQQREDITQSAQHALRLAAFGQLHKVLGMDPLPSKMPKKPKNENPVDYTVQIPPSTTYAITPMKRPMEEDGEEKSPSKKKKKIQKKEEKAEPPQAMNALMRLNQLKPGLQYKLVSQTGPVHAPIFTMSVEVDGNSFEASGPSKKTAKLHVAVKVLQDMGLPTGAEGRDSSKGEDSAEETEAKPAVVAPPPVVEAASTPSAAFPSDPTAEQGPILTKHGKNPVMELNEKRRGLKYELISETGGSHDKRFVMEVEVDGQKFQGAGSNKKVAKAYAALAALEKLFPDAPLALEANKKKRAPVPVRGGPKFAAKPHNPGFGMGGPMHNEVPPPPNLRGRGRGGNIRGRGRGRGFGGANHGGYMNAGAGYGSYGYGGNSATAGYSDFFTDCYGYHDFGSS; translated from the exons atg CGTCCGATGCGAATTTTTGTGAATGACGACCGCCACGTGATGGCAAAGCATTCTTCTGTTTATCCAACCCAAGAGGAACTGGAGGCAGTCCAGAACATGGTGTCCCACACAGAGAGGGCTCTCAAAGCTGTGTCTGACTGGATAGATGAACAAGAGAAAGGCAGCAGTGAGCACACTGAGTCGGAGAATGTGGACGTGCCCCCGGAGGATGAGACCAAAGAGGGGGCTGG GGAGCAGAAGACTGAGCACATGACCAGAACCCTGCGGGGCGTGATGCGAGTTGGCCTTGTAGCAAAGGGCCTGCTGCTCAAGGGGGACTTGGATTTGGAGCTGGTGCTGCTATGTAAGGAGAAGCCCACGACTGCCCTCCTGGACAAGGTGGCTGACAACCTGGCCATCCAGCTCGCT GCTGTTACAGAAGACAAGTACGAAATACTCCAGTCTGTTGATGATGCTGCGATTGtgataaaaaacacaaaagagccTCCATTGTCCCTGACCATCCACCTGACATCCCCTGTTGTcagagaagaaatggagaaagtaTTAGCCGGAG AAACGCTATCAGTCAACGACCCCCCGGACGTTCTGGACAGGCAGAAATGCCTTGCTGCCTTGGCGTCCCTCCGACACGCCAAGTGGTTCCAG GCCAGAGCCAACGGGCTGAAGTCGTGTGTCATTGTCATCCGGGTCCTGAGGGACCTGTGTACCCGAGTGCCCACCTGGGGTCCTCTCAGAGGATGG CCCCTTGAGCTTCTCTGTGAGAAGTCCATCGGCACTGCCAACAGACCAATGGGTGCCGGCGAGGCCCTGCGGAGAGTGCTGGAGTGCCTGGCGTCGGGCATCGTGATGCCAG ATGGTTCTGGCATTTATGACCCTTGTGAAAAAGAAGCCACTGATGCTATTGGGCATCTAGACAGACAGCAACGGGAAGATATCACACAGAGTGCGCAG cATGCTCTGCGACTTGCTGCGTTTGGCCAGCTCCATAAAGTTCTGGGTATGGATCCTCTGCCTTCTAAGATGCCCAAGAAACCAAAGAATGAAAACCCAGTGGACTACACAG ttcaaattCCCCCCAGCACCACCTACGCCATTACACCCATGAAACGCCCTATGGAAGAAGATGGGGAGGAGAAGTCCCCtagcaaaaagaagaagaaaattcagaagaaag AGGAGAAGGCCGAGCCGCCTCAAGCAATGAACGCTCTCATGAGACTAAACCAGCTGAAGCCGGGACTGCAGTATAAGCTGGTTTCCCAGACTGGTCCAGTCCATGCCCCCATCTTCACCATGTCTGTGGAGGTAGATGGCAACTCCTTCGAGGCTTCTGGACCATCCAAAAAGACTGCCAAGCTGCACGTGGCTGTGAAG GTGTTACAGGACATGGGCCTGCCTACTGGCgctgaaggcagagactccaGCAAGGGAGAGGATTCGgctgaagaaacagaagcaaagcCGGCTGTGGTGGCCCCTCCGCCTGTGGTGGAAGCTGCTTCGACTCCCAGTGCTGCCTTCCCCTCAGATCCCACTGCCGAG CAGGGGCCGATCCTGACCAAGCATGGCAAGAACCCTGTTATGGAACTTAATGAAAAGAGGCGTGGCCTCAAGTACGAGCTCATCTCAGAGACTGGGGGCAGCCACGACAAGCGCTTCGTCATGGAG GTCGAGGTGGATGGACAGAAATTTCAGGGTGCTGGCTCAAACAAAAAGGTGGCAAAAGCATATGCCGCTCTTGCTGCACTAGAAAAGCTATTCCCTGATGCTCCTCTCGCCCTGGAAGCCAACAAGAAGAAGAGAGCCCCTGTGCCTGTCAGAGGTGGACCGAAATTTGCTGCTAAG CCACATAACCCTGGGTTCGGCATGGGAGGCCCCATGCACAATGaagtacccccacccccaaaccttcGAGGGcggggaagaggagggaacatcCGAGGTCGAGGTCGAGGGAGAGGATTTGGCGGCGCCAATCATGGAGGCTACATGAATGCTG GCGCTGGATATGGCAGCTATGGGTATGGAGGCAACTCGGCGACGGCAGGCTACA GTGACTTTTTCACAGACTGCTACGGCTATCATGATTTTGGGTCTTCCTAG
- the ILF3 gene encoding interleukin enhancer-binding factor 3 isoform X5, with translation MRPMRIFVNDDRHVMAKHSSVYPTQEELEAVQNMVSHTERALKAVSDWIDEQEKGSSEHTESENVDVPPEDETKEGAGEQKTEHMTRTLRGVMRVGLVAKGLLLKGDLDLELVLLCKEKPTTALLDKVADNLAIQLAAVTEDKYEILQSVDDAAIVIKNTKEPPLSLTIHLTSPVVREEMEKVLAGETLSVNDPPDVLDRQKCLAALASLRHAKWFQARANGLKSCVIVIRVLRDLCTRVPTWGPLRGWPLELLCEKSIGTANRPMGAGEALRRVLECLASGIVMPDGSGIYDPCEKEATDAIGHLDRQQREDITQSAQHALRLAAFGQLHKVLGMDPLPSKMPKKPKNENPVDYTVQIPPSTTYAITPMKRPMEEDGEEKSPSKKKKKIQKKEEKAEPPQAMNALMRLNQLKPGLQYKLVSQTGPVHAPIFTMSVEVDGNSFEASGPSKKTAKLHVAVKVLQDMGLPTGAEGRDSSKGEDSAEETEAKPAVVAPPPVVEAASTPSAAFPSDPTAENVKQQGPILTKHGKNPVMELNEKRRGLKYELISETGGSHDKRFVMEVEVDGQKFQGAGSNKKVAKAYAALAALEKLFPDAPLALEANKKKRAPVPVRGGPKFAAKPHNPGFGMGGPMHNEVPPPPNLRGRGRGGNIRGRGRGRGFGGANHGGYMNAGAGYGSYGYGGNSATAGYSDFFTDCYGYHDFGSS, from the exons atg CGTCCGATGCGAATTTTTGTGAATGACGACCGCCACGTGATGGCAAAGCATTCTTCTGTTTATCCAACCCAAGAGGAACTGGAGGCAGTCCAGAACATGGTGTCCCACACAGAGAGGGCTCTCAAAGCTGTGTCTGACTGGATAGATGAACAAGAGAAAGGCAGCAGTGAGCACACTGAGTCGGAGAATGTGGACGTGCCCCCGGAGGATGAGACCAAAGAGGGGGCTGG GGAGCAGAAGACTGAGCACATGACCAGAACCCTGCGGGGCGTGATGCGAGTTGGCCTTGTAGCAAAGGGCCTGCTGCTCAAGGGGGACTTGGATTTGGAGCTGGTGCTGCTATGTAAGGAGAAGCCCACGACTGCCCTCCTGGACAAGGTGGCTGACAACCTGGCCATCCAGCTCGCT GCTGTTACAGAAGACAAGTACGAAATACTCCAGTCTGTTGATGATGCTGCGATTGtgataaaaaacacaaaagagccTCCATTGTCCCTGACCATCCACCTGACATCCCCTGTTGTcagagaagaaatggagaaagtaTTAGCCGGAG AAACGCTATCAGTCAACGACCCCCCGGACGTTCTGGACAGGCAGAAATGCCTTGCTGCCTTGGCGTCCCTCCGACACGCCAAGTGGTTCCAG GCCAGAGCCAACGGGCTGAAGTCGTGTGTCATTGTCATCCGGGTCCTGAGGGACCTGTGTACCCGAGTGCCCACCTGGGGTCCTCTCAGAGGATGG CCCCTTGAGCTTCTCTGTGAGAAGTCCATCGGCACTGCCAACAGACCAATGGGTGCCGGCGAGGCCCTGCGGAGAGTGCTGGAGTGCCTGGCGTCGGGCATCGTGATGCCAG ATGGTTCTGGCATTTATGACCCTTGTGAAAAAGAAGCCACTGATGCTATTGGGCATCTAGACAGACAGCAACGGGAAGATATCACACAGAGTGCGCAG cATGCTCTGCGACTTGCTGCGTTTGGCCAGCTCCATAAAGTTCTGGGTATGGATCCTCTGCCTTCTAAGATGCCCAAGAAACCAAAGAATGAAAACCCAGTGGACTACACAG ttcaaattCCCCCCAGCACCACCTACGCCATTACACCCATGAAACGCCCTATGGAAGAAGATGGGGAGGAGAAGTCCCCtagcaaaaagaagaagaaaattcagaagaaag AGGAGAAGGCCGAGCCGCCTCAAGCAATGAACGCTCTCATGAGACTAAACCAGCTGAAGCCGGGACTGCAGTATAAGCTGGTTTCCCAGACTGGTCCAGTCCATGCCCCCATCTTCACCATGTCTGTGGAGGTAGATGGCAACTCCTTCGAGGCTTCTGGACCATCCAAAAAGACTGCCAAGCTGCACGTGGCTGTGAAG GTGTTACAGGACATGGGCCTGCCTACTGGCgctgaaggcagagactccaGCAAGGGAGAGGATTCGgctgaagaaacagaagcaaagcCGGCTGTGGTGGCCCCTCCGCCTGTGGTGGAAGCTGCTTCGACTCCCAGTGCTGCCTTCCCCTCAGATCCCACTGCCGAG AACGTAAAACAGCAGGGGCCGATCCTGACCAAGCATGGCAAGAACCCTGTTATGGAACTTAATGAAAAGAGGCGTGGCCTCAAGTACGAGCTCATCTCAGAGACTGGGGGCAGCCACGACAAGCGCTTCGTCATGGAG GTCGAGGTGGATGGACAGAAATTTCAGGGTGCTGGCTCAAACAAAAAGGTGGCAAAAGCATATGCCGCTCTTGCTGCACTAGAAAAGCTATTCCCTGATGCTCCTCTCGCCCTGGAAGCCAACAAGAAGAAGAGAGCCCCTGTGCCTGTCAGAGGTGGACCGAAATTTGCTGCTAAG CCACATAACCCTGGGTTCGGCATGGGAGGCCCCATGCACAATGaagtacccccacccccaaaccttcGAGGGcggggaagaggagggaacatcCGAGGTCGAGGTCGAGGGAGAGGATTTGGCGGCGCCAATCATGGAGGCTACATGAATGCTG GCGCTGGATATGGCAGCTATGGGTATGGAGGCAACTCGGCGACGGCAGGCTACA GTGACTTTTTCACAGACTGCTACGGCTATCATGATTTTGGGTCTTCCTAG